The sequence TAGTGCACACTTGAAACTTGAGAAACTAATTGCGCTCACATGGTAAACTCCAAGGACCAATAATATAgtttcgccaaaaaaaaaaaaaaatttaattaagggGAATCTATTTGCTATAATATCAAAGTTATATACaaattggctaaaataaaattacattgtGTAAATGATTTTAATGAATAGCTACTAAGTGAAAGTTTATTTTGGTTGTCTCTCTTGTATcactttttccctcttttattTTGAATCATAAAAATTGGTTTAATAAATTCTCCTACAAATGTAACAACTTATTGAAGTAGTCAATTACAGTGATGAATTATTACTTTCACATATACCCATCACTTTTTTCTACAACTATAGTTGATCACCTCAACAAGATATAGCAAAAGTTGTAAATACTTCATCTATTTTAATAGGATAAATACTAGTACATACTTATTATTACACACAACCGTACATACACACTTTTGCATTGAAATCATGACTTGAATTCAAAACTTGTTGAACTGaaattgtgattttaaattatgaattgaGCGTAAAAAGTATTGTACAATATCAAGTGTAAAATAAACACAATCCATTTTAATAAGCCCAGGTCTGAAATGGGTCCACCGGATCTCGAACGTTAAAATGACAGGGAGAAAGCAAAAAGATGATGCGGCGGCAAACCACTTTGTCACCTACTTTCAGAACCTGCCATAACGGCTAGTTTTCTTTATTGTGCCACTATATAAACAGGCCACAAAGGACTCCTTCTCCtcactactctctctctctcactctctctctctctctctctgtctcttaaaaatcttaaaagaaTTATATCCACCATGGCTTTACGCAGAGCTTTACTATCTTCAATGTTGTTCATATCTCTCTTCATTTCCTTCACAGAAGCAAGAGAATTATTAGTCGGGGGCAACAGCAATGCATGGAAAATCCCATCCTCAGAATCTGAATCCCTCAACAAATGGGCTGAAGCCTCACGTTTCCAAATTGGAGACTCACTAGGTACAAACACAATCcctaaaatttacattttttttttccttcacatttccTCATCTGGGTCTTGTTTATTTGATTCAAGAATTTGCATACTcatctgggttttgttttgctttACAGTTTGGAACTATGATCCTAGCAAGGACTCTGTGGTCCAAGTGAGCAAAAAAGACTATGATAGTTGCAGTACTTCCAGTCCTATTGCTGTATACAAGGATGGGAACACCAAGGTCAAGCTTGACAAGTCAGGACCTTTCTATTTTATCAGTGGAGCTGACGGCCAATGTGAGAAGGGACAAAAATTAGTGACTGTGGTGTTGTCTGGAAGGCATGGATTCTTCCATCTTTCTCCGGCACCTTCTCCTGTGGAATTTGAAGGCCCTGCTGTGGCTCCAACCAGCGGTGGTACAAGTTTGAGGGGTGGTTTCATGgtgatttttggggttttggtgGGGTTGCTGTTGTTCTGAGGAGGAGACGGAGATAGTTTTCTAATAGTTCTAGTAATTGGTGGAATGATTCAATTTTATTGGTTGTAATTGATTTACAGGGACATATTTATGTTctcaatttctattttgtaacatttttttttcagattacAGTTACTTTAGATATAATTATGAAtgatatttattcttttaaatcGTCCTCAGTATGATAAAATTAGAATTAGCAACACATATAGTAGCAATCAAAAGATTTATTTGCAGATCAGAAGTCTGAACACTCAAAATATGTATGGGTCCGAAGTCAACAACTACTGTAAAACTATGGCCATCTTGGAAAACATTGGGAAACATGAATTCTGGGAtctgaagctttgaatcctAAGTCCTAACATAACACAACCACAAATTTAAGTCTTCTACATGGATCACAACTCCATTAAtaagtttaccaaaaaaaaaaaaaaaaaaacaactccGTTAATATCATTCTGCACTTCTTGGATGCAAAAAAATATGATTGACAGGACTTTATAAAGCCACAACTTTTAATTTGTCACCCAATCATCTTCCTTGATGAGGACCATCACAAAATTTGGATGTAAAGCACACAAAGCTCCATTATATCACCCTGAGAACTTCAACTTCTATCCAGATTAATTCTTAGAAACAATTTATACTTTAACCAAGAGTGAATACTTACAGAGTTTAGCACAAAAGTCTTCTAAAGTAATTTTATTCTATGGCTTTTGACCAAAATTCTGAATGCAATTTTTAACCCAGCCTCAATATGGGCATTATATGGGTGCATGTGTACAAGTGggctctcacacacacacacacgcaggACTCACAATGGAACAGATCAAATAACACTCAATAAATTTCAGCCACAAGGGACTTATTCACCTCCAACAAGTCATGGGGTCATGGGATTACACACAAGTTCAGCAGCAACATAAATGTCCATAACTGACAGACAAACAGTAAGCAATGAAGGATGAAACTAGAACACATTCTCATTTAAGGAGGGTCTTGACAATTGATTTGACATTGAGTTTCTTGAGGTCTGTATATGACTGCCCACAGCCAACAAACATGACTGGTGCCCCAGATATGTAAACCATTGACAGTGCAGCTCCAACCTATAACATGAACAGTTACACACAATAACATCAATCAACAATTGTAGACCATGAACAGGATAAAAGAATCAAGCAAGAGAAAATCTCAACACTCCTTGCAGTTTGAAGAGTGACTACCTTATCATCAATTGTATCAAACTTTGTGAGCAAGATCCCATCTATCAACCTGGCACTAGGTGAAGATGAAAGGTCGGCTAATTTCTGCAGGCACAACAAGAAGCATAGTTCAGATAACTTCTGATAAAATAATGATTGAACAGATCATGTTTTAAAAAGAGCCAGAAAACAATTTATGCAATCCtggataaaaaaatcaaacctgaTCGAACTTGGAAAGTTGATCAACTGCATCATTTCCAACCAGTGCTTCTCCAACAAACAAGACCAGATCTGGCTTGTTAAGGGAAATAAGCTTTGAGAGTGCTCTCATCAATGGTTCATTATCCTGAAAAACATACAAATTGTATCAGAGCaaaacaacaaagaaagaaCATGTAAGAAATACTTATATAGCCCTGTCATACACATAATTAGAATTATACATGTAGCATAGAACACCACTAAATCTTTCTGATAATACCAGCTAAGCATGATACCTGCATTCGACCGGCTGTATCAACAAGAACCACATCAGAACCATTGCGTGTTGCCTCCTGGATGGCTTCCTTTGCAACTACGGCAGGATCTTTCTCATAGCCCTTCTCAAATATAGGGATCTTACAAGAGGAAAAGATAACAAGTCAGTTATCAAAATCCACTATGCAATTATGATTTATTGAGTGAACATTAATCCTCCCTGAGTAAAGCTAGAGACCATAGTAACCCTATGCTACATCAAATATTATACCTGGAGTCTTCGTGCATGAGTGCGCAGCTGCTCAACAGCTCCCGATCGGAATGTGTCACAAGCAGCCATCATGACACTGACCTTATGCTGCTGAAGCCAGTAGGCAACCTGCAAAGTGATTTTTGAAAGAAACTATCTGATCAAAAGCAATACCATTTTATCTGTGTGCCCACAggacatacatatataaatacacACAAATGCAAACTCTACTACAGAGGATAAGGGGGTTAAGCTTAGACTTTGCTAGATTGGTAAGGTTCCCATGAAAAAACAACACATGGCTAACCTTGGCAAGATTAGTAGATTTCCCAACTCCATTCacaccaacaaaaacaacaacatatGGCTTCCCTTGTTCCTTGGCGACGTGCACATCCCTTAGTATGTCGATAGAGCGCCGAGGTGTTAGAATACGAACAAGAGCTTCTTCCATAGCTGCCTGCAGTCATTGTTTCAAGCCATGATGTTAATCTTATTACAGTGTGAAATAATAAGAAACCAATTGGTACAGATTaagcatgagagagagagagagagagagagagagagagagaatgcatTCACAAACCTGCACTGTTGAAGATACCCTTGTGAATGAAGCCAACTTTTTCCCTTCGAGACTAGCTGCCACTGATTCACAGAGTTTCTCAGCTATCTCCTCAGCCTATGAACATCATAACATAAAACTTCCATTAGAAGGCTCAGCGAGACTGAGCAGAACCAACAAAATAGAGACGAAACATATGTAGACCACAGTAGCAGGAGGAGAAACATACCACATTCTTGGTCATGAGCCTATCCTTGAGAGCTTTCAAAGCTGGTTCCAGGTCTGACTTCTCCAAATTTGCTTTGCCCGCAATGCTGAGCACAGGAAAGTAATTAAATGATAAGGCAAGTATCTgctaatttcaaaaaaaaaattcaatgaaaacgGATATGGCAGCACAATAGTTGCAACATTAAAGCCATTTACATGCTGGAGACCTGAAGTTGTCAGTTAATCTTAGGGTTATtctaaactacaaaaatatGGAGGAAAAATTTAGCCATCATTAAGTTAAACCTAAGGAAGCACCCTTGTAAACTCcagcatttaaaaaataaatgaataaatagaaataaaaaatgaatccAATCAATAAGACAGATATATTATTGTCACAGGAAGCAGTCTGAATCTGAAAATAATTTCAacagaagataaaaaataaatgaataaatagaattaaaaaatgaattcaaTCAATAagatagaaaaatattattgtcaAAGGAAGCAGTCTGAATCTGAAAATAATTTCAACAGAATTATATTAACCGATGCAATGCTGGTGGGCACTGACAGCCAAATACAAGCCAGCTAAATTCTTGTTCAACCATTTACATTGAATAATTGAAACATATGTCTGGAAAAAGATCCTTGCCTAAGGGTTTTTTCCCCcaactacccaaaaaaaaatcttgcatAAAACCCAAGCAACATCCTTGAACTAAATATCTCTAAAGCAACTACAAAATGCAATAATGAGCAGAAGTTTAAAAAACAGAATTAGACATAATCAACTCAACTAAGTATAAATGCACATAACTATAACCAAGGATTGAGATCAATAAATTTACCTTTGGAACATTGATGAAAACCATCCCTTCTTCTTAGTTTCAGGTTTGCTGTCCTTCCCCACTTCCTCATCTTCTTCAGACTCACTTTCACTGCTAAGGATCTCTTCCTTGTCCATCATACTTTCACCATGATCTGCTGCAACAACCTCTATATGATCTCCATTCTCACCCACAGAATCCGTAAAGTCCAATTTTTCCTGACGAGGCGAATCGTCCCAAACTCTATTCTTCTTTGTTACCTTTTTCTTCGGCTCTACCTTGGAGCCCTTGCTAACAACAGTCTCCGTTTTCTTCCCACCTTTAGTTCTAAGCTTCTGAAGCTTATTTACATCAAAAGCCCCACCATTGgaacttttattttctacacTGTTAACCGAACCATTCACCTTAGATCCACCAATATCAACACGATTGCCATTGGAGTGGCCATTCTCCAATTTACCACCTTTCCTATTATCACCATCCCCACCATCATTAGCTGAAGCACCCTCACTCTTTTTCATATTTCCTCCTTCAAATCCAGTTTTTTGCACCTGCCCTTGCTTCTTGCCATTACTTAAAGGCTTGCTCACCTGCTTTGATTTCTTCAATCCCTCGGCCCGAGCCTCAGCCTCTTTTCTCAGTTGCCTAAATGTTTCATCAAAATCATTGTACACCGTCCGTTTCGGGTCATAAATTTCCGAAAACTCACGCTTCACCATTGCAAGCAGTTCATCTACATACAACAGATGAAGGATCCGCTGATACACAGCAACAAAAACAAGGCCAAGCTCATTGTGGAAGGTCCACTTCAGCGTGTAAGCGGCACCTGGGCCATCATAGTTGTATGATGCTGCACTAGATCGTTCTTCCAAAAGACAAGACTGGATCAAGTTGTCAATTGGTGATCCCTTAAGAGCGTTTATAAGCTCTTTACATGACCAGAGGATTAATCCTCCTCGAGTAAATATTAGTAACTGCTCTAACATCTTTTATTACGTCTACAACCTGCAATCAAATCCAGCCCA is a genomic window of Quercus lobata isolate SW786 chromosome 2, ValleyOak3.0 Primary Assembly, whole genome shotgun sequence containing:
- the LOC115957697 gene encoding early nodulin-like protein 1, which translates into the protein MALRRALLSSMLFISLFISFTEARELLVGGNSNAWKIPSSESESLNKWAEASRFQIGDSLVWNYDPSKDSVVQVSKKDYDSCSTSSPIAVYKDGNTKVKLDKSGPFYFISGADGQCEKGQKLVTVVLSGRHGFFHLSPAPSPVEFEGPAVAPTSGGTSLRGGFMVIFGVLVGLLLF
- the LOC115977265 gene encoding signal recognition particle receptor subunit alpha-like, translated to MLEQLLIFTRGGLILWSCKELINALKGSPIDNLIQSCLLEERSSAASYNYDGPGAAYTLKWTFHNELGLVFVAVYQRILHLLYVDELLAMVKREFSEIYDPKRTVYNDFDETFRQLRKEAEARAEGLKKSKQVSKPLSNGKKQGQVQKTGFEGGNMKKSEGASANDGGDGDNRKGGKLENGHSNGNRVDIGGSKVNGSVNSVENKSSNGGAFDVNKLQKLRTKGGKKTETVVSKGSKVEPKKKVTKKNRVWDDSPRQEKLDFTDSVGENGDHIEVVAADHGESMMDKEEILSSESESEEDEEVGKDSKPETKKKGWFSSMFQSIAGKANLEKSDLEPALKALKDRLMTKNVAEEIAEKLCESVAASLEGKKLASFTRVSSTVQAAMEEALVRILTPRRSIDILRDVHVAKEQGKPYVVVFVGVNGVGKSTNLAKVAYWLQQHKVSVMMAACDTFRSGAVEQLRTHARRLQIPIFEKGYEKDPAVVAKEAIQEATRNGSDVVLVDTAGRMQDNEPLMRALSKLISLNKPDLVLFVGEALVGNDAVDQLSKFDQKLADLSSSPSARLIDGILLTKFDTIDDKVGAALSMVYISGAPVMFVGCGQSYTDLKKLNVKSIVKTLLK